CCACAACGACTTTCGAGCTTCTTGACGGCATGAACCTGCCCATGGGCAAAGGCATGCCGCTGTCGATGCTTCGCGACAGGAACGGGGTAACCGGGGAACTGGGGAAACGGTGCGGGCCGAACCTGCCGCGAGCCGCCTTGAGGCGTTCACGACAAAAATCGACCCGACCCCGACAAACTTAGAAGCCTTCCGAAATTCCCTCCGTCGGAATGCATCGACGTCCACTGTAGGACGGCGCCGCGCAGGCAGGTTTCCGAACGTTGCTCAGCGCATCCGTGCCGTTACTGTCCTGACCACAGGTTCGGCCGATCCGAGGACACCCACGACGGGTTGTGGCCCTTGCCGGACTTGTCGGAGATGTCGCTGGGCGTGGGATTGAGGTTGAGGTACCAGATCGAGTTGCTGCCGGCGGTGGTGCTGCGCGGCGAGTTGGCCTCGGTGACGAGGTCGGCCACCGACAGCGCCGAGGAGTACAGCTGGATGCCGCGCAGCACGCCGCTGAGGCGCTCGTTGCCCAGGTTCCAGGGCGCATCGCCGAAGGTCAGCGCGGGGTTCGACGGCGCGGGCGAGCCGTAGTTGCGATCGAGCGTGACGCGGATGACCTTGCTGGTGTCGGGCAGGTCCCAGTAGAACTCGTGGACCTTGTTGGTGCCGTTGTCCCACACGCGCAGCGCCTGCGATTTCCACACGCCGTAGCCGAGCTGGGTGGAGTTGCCGTTGGCGTCGTTGACGAAGTCGTTGCCGTAGATGGACAGCTCCCACTTGTGGCTGCTGCCGCCGGCGCCGCCGTCGGGGTACGGATGAGCGCCGTAATAGGAGGCGCCGGTGAAGGGGCCGTCGGGGCCCCAGAAGAAGGTGGTGTAGTAGCCGGTCTGCTGGCGCAGGTTGACGCGCCAGATGTAGGTGGCCGGGTACATGGGCAGCAGCGCCGAGCCGGTGAAGCGGAAGCGAACGTCGCTCGACGTGCTGCCGTTGGAGGGGAAGTTCAGGCCGGTGGTGCCGTTGTCATCCGGCAGGCTGATCGTGATGGTGGCCGACCTGCTGCCCGTGCCGCCCGGGCCCTGGCATGTCAGGGTGAAGGTGCTGGCGATGCTGAGGATGCCGGTCGACGCGCTGCCACTGGTGGGCTTGCTGCCGCTCCACGCGCCACTGGCCGTGCAACCGGTCGCGTTGGTGGACGACCAGGTGAGCGTCGCGCTGCCACCGGTCAGCACGCTGCCGAGATTCGACGACAAGGTCACCGTCGGCGCGGCAATCGGTGCTGGAGCAGGGGAGGGGGCGGGCGATGGCGATGGTGCGGGCGATGGCGATGGTGCGGGTGATGGCGATGGTGCGGGTGATGGCGATGGTGCGGGTGATGGCGATGGTGCGGGTGATGGCGATGGTGCGGGTGATGGCGATGGTGCGGGTGATGGCGATGGTGCGGGCGCAGGAGCAGGAGCAGGAGCAGGAGCAGGCGCAGGAGCAGGCGCAGGAGATGGCGCGGGCGATGGAGCAGGCGATGGGGATGGCGATGGCGCCGGACCAGGCGACGGCGCCGGACCCGCAGCGGGAGGTGGCGCCGCGGCGATGGGACTGGTGTCGGGCGAGCCTCCGCCTCCGCCGCAAGCGGTCAAAAGCGCGCATGCCAAGGCATGGACTGTGGCCGTCGCCCGAGGACTGAGCCTGATGTTCATCCCGTACCATTCCAGCGTTGGGATACGGGCCTGCCCGCATCGAGGCCGCGATTATCGGACCCGGTTCTTGCCGTCCGCTGTCAACCCTGGCTTCTGCCAAGAAGAAAATACACGCTTCACAATCGGTTTCCCATTTCTGGCGGGCCGCCCCACTTCACGTCGCAGACATGAGCGCAGATCGCACACGGCAGGACGCGAACGAGCCCCGCAGCCGGCGTGCCTTCCTCGAGCATCTGGCAGCCACCACCGCCGCCGGCGTCTGCGGTGTGCCCGCGGTGTCCCGGGCCGGTGCACCGCCGCACCTCGGACTCGACTTCCCCGGCTCGGCCGCGGTACGCAGGACGATGCGCTTCCGCTTCCTCGATCCGCTGTCCATCTATCCCGCCACCTACATCTGGTCGGCGTATCCGCGCCGCCAGGCCGGCTACTACACCGCGTTGTTCTGGGGCAACGACGACGGCAAGGGTGACCTTCGCACCTTTCTCTGGACGCCCTCTGGCGACGCCGACAGCTACTACGGCGCGCATCCTTATCCCAGCCCGCGTCCCCACGGCACCAACCACCATTGGGAGATCTCGGTGGTGCAGGACGACTTCGTGAATGGTGCGGTGGAGTACGACCGCTGGCATCGTCAGGCGCTGCGCGTGTGGGCCGACCGCAGCGGCAAGTACCACGAGTTCTACTGGGACCTGCCGTTCACCGACCGCAAGCACCGGGTGAGCCACAAGGCGCCGCCCGCGTGGGGCAACCGCATGCCGCCCGTGCCGACGCTGACATGGGGCGACGCCCCGTGGGCGCCCGGCAAGGAAGTCTGGAACGGCGTCCTGCGCGGCATCCAGGTCTACGAGCGCTGCCTGACGGTCGGCGACATCCTGCGCGAGTCTCGATCGCCCCGCTCCACCCCGGCGGGGGCTGCCAGCCTCTGGTATCTCAACCTGGACCCGACTCCTGACGACCTGTCAGACAAGTCGGGCCGCGGCCACCATCCCGCTTGGGTAGGCGACGAGCGTCCGCAGCTGTGGACCGGCACGCAGCCCGCCGGCTGATCGCGGCCGCCGCTACGACTGGGGCGGCGGCGTCTCCGGCCCGTCGACCCGGCGCAGCCAGATCTCGCGCCAGTAGGTGTTCGATGCCCGCGGGCAGGCCAGGCGCATCGGCGTGCACTCTGCCCGGCAGTACACGTCCTCGAGCTGGATGCAGGCACTCTTCATCTGCATCATCTTGCCGGTCTGCTCGTTGATCAGCCGGCTGACGCGCATCTGCACGCGATGGCGCTCGCCCGAGTACTTGGCCATCTCCATGTCGTAGCGCATGCCCCGGTTGAAGCCGCTGCGCGTGATCGTTGCCTGGATTTCCTTCGGCGACTTCACCTCGACCCAGTCGCCGGGCTTCAGGTCGAGCACCTCGTGCGGTGTCGGCTTGCCGTCGGGGATGGTGCCCGTGCCGACGGGGAAGGGCTTGCCGCCGGTCAGCCGCTGCCAGCGGTCGTAGAGGCCGACGAGCAGCCGGTAGCCCACGCCGAGGCCGACCAGGCGCCTGTACCAGGCGGCCACCAGCAGCTTGGCGATGTGCAATGCCCCGTGGTTGCCCGTGGTGACGTCGCGCACGTACTGGCGCACGTCCCACCAGCGCAGCAGCGTCGTCGCCTCGTACAGCGAGGTCGTCTGGCACACATAGGCAGGATCGGGCTGCCCGGCTTCGCCTGGCTTGAAGACCGCCCGCTCGACATCCTGGGGCGTGCAGGCCGTCGTGCCGCTCACCTGGGACGGGACGTCGTCCTCGCGCCGCAGCCAGGCCTCCTTCCAGAAGAAGACGCAATCGGCCTCGCAGCCTCCGTGCGCCGCGCCGTTGCAGCGACCGCCTTCGAGGTGCACCGCATCGAGCATGCGTCGCCCGCCGGTCTTGTTGATGGTGTCGCAGGTCTTGTGCGCCACCTTTGCCACGCGCATGCGCTGGCCGCAGAACGCGAGCATTTCCGGCTGGAACGGCAGGTTGTCCAGCCGCGCATTGCGATCGAGGGTCGCGAGGATCTCCTCGCGCGACCGCACGACCACCCAATCGCCGGCGTGCAACCCCAGCTGCCGCGGCCACGAAACATTCGATCCACTCATCGAGACACTCATCCTTCCGATCGATTGGTCACGCTTGCCGGCGGCGCGGCAGGAAGCGGCCGCCGAAGCGCTCGGACACGAAGCCGTGAAGGCGGTCGATGACCGCGCGTTCGGCACCTGCCGGCCGGCCGGCCAGCGTCCACAAGCCCAGCACCAGCGCGCCGTACACGGCCACGCCGGCGGCCATCCCGCCCAGCAGCCAGGCCACCACCATCACGAAGTGCATGCCGCTGTCGTAGGCCGGCATGGCCCAGCGCAGCAGCGCCACGGTCACGAGGGCGCTGATGAAGGGGCGGGCGATGGCCCGCGCGAACACCATCGGGCCGACGCCCAGTGCGCGCCGGATCTGGAACAGGTACACCGGCGTGACCAGCGTGGTGGTGACGAGCGCGCAGTAGGCGGCGCCGACGACACCGAAGTGCGGCGCGAACAGGGTGAGCAGCAGCGCCAGCACCATCACGTAGCTGACATTGGCGAAGCTCACACGCCCGGGGAAGCCGCGACCCATCAGCACGGCGCTGATCGACGCGTGGAACAGCAGCAGTGCCCCGTTGAAAGCCAGCGTCTCCATCAGCGGCACGGCCGACAGCCACTTCTGCCCCAGCACCACCGGCACGAGATAGGGCGCGACGACGAAGATCACCGCGGCGGCCGGCAAGGTGAGCATCGCCAGCACGCCCAGCGCTGACGCGTAGGCGTTCTGGACGTCCTGCGGTTCCATCTTGGCGAAGCCGGGCAGCAGCGCGCGGTTGATGGGCGCGCCGATCTCGCTCGACGGCAGGTGCGCCAGCTCGTAGGCGACGTTGTACGAGCCGAGCGCGGCCGGCCCGAAGAGGCGGCCGATGAAGAAGTCGGACGAGCGTTCCTTCAGGAAGCCGATCAGGTTGTTGAACAGCAGCCAGCGGGAGAAGTGGAACAGCTCGCGAAAGCGCGACAGCGTGAAGCGCGGGCGGAACGGGTGCATCAGGTAGCTGATCACCGTGCCTGCCGTCTTGGACACCAGGGTGCCCACCACCAGCGCCCAATAGCTTCGCAGGATCAGCGCCAGCGGCACGACGATCATGAAGCCGATCAGCTTGCGGCTGACCTGGAAGCGAAACTCGCGGCGGAAGTCGAGCTCCTTGCGGAACGCGACGACGCCGATGTTCTCCGCGCCGGCGATGAGCGGACCGAAGGCCAGCGCGCACACCACCCAGGCGACCTCGGGCTTGTGATAGAAGTCCGCGATCGGAATGGCCATCGCCAGCATCAGCAGGGTCACGCACAGGTTGAGCAGGACGTTGCAGGTCCACGCCGTGTTGTAGTGCTCCTCGGTGGCGCCCTGCGTCTGGATGATCGCGACGTCGAAGCCGAACGCAGTCAGCAGCTCCGCCATCGCGATGAACGACAGCGCCATCGCCACGATGCCGAAGTCCGAGGGACCCAGCAGGCGCGCGAGGATGAGCGTGCTGATGAGCCCCAGTCCCCGCTCGACCAGCTTGAAAAGAACCATCCAGATGGCGCCGGTGGCCATCCTGCGTTGAACGCTTTGGGACATGTCAGGAGCGTGGGTCAGGCGCCGGGGCGAGCAGCCCGGCGGATTCGAGGTCGCGGGCGCACTGCGCGAGCAGGCCGAACTCGATGCCCGATCGCTCCGCGATGTCGAGCAGCGAGGCTTCGCCGTCGGATTGGTTGAGCAGCCACAGCAGGCCCATCTGCCGGTCGGCGACACCGTCGTAGTAGCCACCGGTCTGGCGGTAGAGCCCGCGGCGTCCGAGCTGCGGCTCGCCCTTGGGCGAGAGATTGAGGTAGCGGCGATCGCCCTCCAGCACCTCGAAGATGCGCAGGCACGCGCGCCACGATTCGGCCAGTGCGCCGGCGGACATGAGCTCCAGCGAGTCGGCGGAGGTGTGCTCCTGCGGGTACTCGCCGGTCAGCGCGCGGTTGAGCCGGCCCACGGGCAGCTTGATGCCCGGCGTATTGAACTGGCGCTCGTCGAAGCCCCAGGGCGAGAAGTCGATGGCGCCGGCATCGGGATAGCAGGCGCGCAGCACCACCGCCGCGGCGCGGTCGATCGTGGCGCGGCCGCTGCGGCTGCGGTGGTAGTGCAGCGGGCCCGCATCGCCCAGCATCGCCAGGACCAGCCCGTGGCGGATGTTCTCCAGGCGCGATTCGTTGAGCGCCATCCAGGCGATCGAGCCGATGGTGGCGGGCGCGAACACGAAGCGGTACGTGTAGCGCGTGTCGCGCTCGCGCAGGAAGGCGGCCAGCTGGGCAGCCACCACGATGCCGCTGAGGTTGTCGTTGCACAGCGAGGGATGGCAGGTGTGGGCGAACACCAGCACCTCTTCGTCGCTGCGGCCGCGGTGGACGAACTCTCCGAGGGTGAGCGAGCCGTCGTGCAGGCGCGACCGGATGACCGCGCGATAGTGGCCGTCGGGCATGGACAGGCGCTCGCGCTCGCTCAGGCAGAAGCCCCAGTCCTCGCGGTAGTAGGACGAGCGGAATGGAATCCAGTCGGGATGGTCGGGCAGCGTGTGCAGGCGCTCGCGCAGCGCCTCCAGCGGCATCGTTGCGTCGACCGGCACGCTGTAGCCCACCACGTGCAGGTTGTGGCGGCGGAATTCGGCGAAGCGCCGTCCGCTCTCGTGCTCGAGGTAGGCCTCGGTCACCGACCACTCGCGCGGCACGGTCCAGTCGAAAACCGGCGTGCCGGTGGGCACCTCGGTGAGGGTGAGCGGCGCGAGGCGCGACACGCGGTGCAGGGTGTCGCGCACGCCGGGGCCGGTGATGCTGCGGCACAGCGGATACAGCTCCTCCATGAGCTGCAGCATGGTCGAGCCGGCGGCGCCGAGCTCGGCGTCGCTGAGGCTGATCGTCTGAAAGCCGGCCATGACTAGCGCCGCACCGATTGCCCGATGGCGTCGACGACGTCGCGTCCGAGCTCGGGTGCCTTCCAGTAGGCCTGTCGCAGACTCCACTGCACCGCCCGCAGCGTGTCGCGCCGCGACAGGTCGGAGGCCAATGCAGCGTGCAGCCAGCCGCCGGTCTTGCGCCACGCCGGGAACAGCGCGCGGCGCGTCTTCACCGGATAGTGGTGGCGGTGCAGGGCTTCGGCGCTCATCATCTGCGTGGCGGTCTCGCGGTCCATGCGGCGGTAGAACATCGGCTCGTCGAGCAGTTCGATCTTGCCGAGCAGTGCCAGATGGCCGACCAGCACGACGTCGGCGCCGACGTAGTGCTCGATCAGCCGCGTGCGCGCGAGCGCCGCGGTCCGCATGACGCCGTTGAGGATGTTGTTCAGCGGCAGCTTGGAGCTCACCGCGATGAACCGATCCACCGGATCGGGCTGGTCGAACGCGATGTCGCGGTCGTAGTCGGTGTAGTGGTTCAGGTCGCCCTGGAACAGGCGTGTGCGGGGCGCCACCAGCACCGTGTCGGGATGGGCCTCCAGACGTGCCACGCAGTGCTCGAGGAACTGCGGCGCGCACCAGTCGTTGGAAGAGGCCCACTTGAAGTAGCCGCCGCGGGCGCGGCGGAACACCGCGCTGTAGTTGCCGTTGGCCCCGATGTTCTTCGGCTGGCGGATGCCGATCACCCGCGCGTCTCGCCGCGCGATGTCCTGGATGACGTCCCAGGTGCCGTCGGTCGATGCGTTGTCGCTGACCAGCAGCTCGAAGTCGGCCACCGTCTGCTGCAGCAGGCACTCGATCGAGGCGGCGATGGTCTGCTCGGCGTTGTAGGTGGGCATGCCGACGCTGACCAGCGGCCGGTGCGACGGCGGCGCAGCAGTGGCGTAGGTCGGGTCCGCACTCATGGCATCAGCCCCATTGCGGCGCCAGGCGCAGCTTGCGCCCATGGAATGCCTCGGCCAGGCCGCTGGGCGAGCGGCATTCCAGGCCGCGCAGGCGGGCCAGCGCGACGAAGTTCTCGTCGGCGAACCAGCTCTTGGAGCGCTGGCTGCCGAAGTGGCGCAGCAGGTGCTCGGACTTGCGCTGCGCGGTGGACGCCGTGAGCGGCACGAAGACGTTGGGCTGCCCCAGGTCGCCCTCGTACTTGAGGATCTCGTATTCGAGGATCACGTGATCACGCCAGGTGTTCCAGCTCAGCTCCGCGGCCAGACGGTGGTCCTGGTGACGGTCCTCGAGACGGTGCGTGAGCACGATGTCCGGCGATGCGCGGCGCTTGAGCGATTCGAAGAAGCCCTTCACGGCCTCGTACTGCGAAGGCAGGAAGCCGTCGGCGAACTCGCCGAGCACGATGTCCACGCTGGCGGCGCGACGCAGCAGCTCGGTGGCGCTGCCCTTCGCCTCGGCGGCGCGCTCGCCGGTGGCCGACAGGACCACCCAGGTCACGTGCAGCGGGCGGCTCGACTCGAGCCAGGACATCAGCGTGCCGCCGCATCCGATCTCGAGGTCGTCGCTGTGCGCGCCGATGCACAGCAGGCGCAGCGGCGCATCGCCGTCGAGCGAAGCAGTGAAGTTCAGCATGCGGGGAAACGGCGCGGGCTTCGCACCTTCACGGGGCCGGTTGCTTCCACACCATCCACGGACAGTTGCCCTGCGCCTCCAGGCGGTCGAGCATGATCTTGTCCTTGAAGGTGTCCATCGCCGCCCAGAAGCCCGGGTGTCGATGGGTCCAGAGCTGGCGCTTGTCGATCAGCCGCCTGAACGGCGCCTCGACGAGCTCCTCGCCCTCGCGGATGTACTCGAAGATCTCGCTGCGCAGGCAGAAGAAGCCGCCGTTGATCCAGTAGTTGGAGTCGCCGACGCTCTCGATGGCGCTGACCATGCCGTCGTCGTCCATGCGCATCGCGTGCAGGCTTTGCGAAGGCCGGACGGCGACCGCGCCGGCGATGACGTTGCGGCGCTTGAAGTCGTCGATGTAGGTGTCGAGCCGCAGGTCGCACAGGCCGTCGGAGTAGTTGGCCAGGAACATCTCCTCGCCCTTCAGGTGCGAGCGCACGCGCATCAGGCGCTGCCCGAGGTTGGCGTGCATGCCGGTGTCGACGAAGGTGATGCGCCAGTCCTCGATGTCGCGCGTCAGGGGCTCGATCTTGCGACCGCCTTCGGACATGACGAAGTCGTTGGACATGCACTCCGTGTAGTGGAGGAAGTAGTCGCGGATCAGGTCGCCGCGGTAGCCCAGGCAGAGGATGAAATCCTTGTGCCCGAAGTGCGCGTAGTAGCGCATCAGGTGCCACACGATCGGACGGATTCCCACATTCACGAGCGGCTTGGGAATCGTCTCGGAATGCTCGCGCAGCCGGGTTCCCAGACCGCCGCAGAACAACACGACCTTCATGGCTGGCCCCCGCTCGAGGTTGCTGGGTGGGTGCAGGCGCCGGTCACCGTGCGCTCCAGAAGAGATCGTCGTCGATCTGGCCGGTGCGCTGCAGGTACTTGAGCTGCTTCAGCCGGGTGAACGCACGGTACTCGTAGGTGTCCTGCGAGAACTCGATGCGCTCGAAGAGGCGGCGCAGCTCCTCGGCGCCTTGCTGCGCCGTCCAGCGCGCCTTGTAGCCCGGCAGCCTGGCGGCGATCTTGTCGAACGACACCCGGTAGCTGCGGTTGTCCTGGCTGGGCGGGCCGGCCGTGACGTCGCAGCCGGGGAAGGCTTGCGACACGATCTGCGCGATCTCGCGGATGCGGTAGTTCTCGCTGCTCGCGCCGACGTTGAACACCTGGCCGTTGATCGCGTCGGCGGGCGCCTCGGCGGCGCAGCGCATCGCCTCGCAGATGTCCTCGATGTGAACGATGGGCCGCCACGGGCTGCCGTCGCTGACCATCGCGATCTTCTTGCGGATCCAGGCCAGCGCGCTCAGGTCGTTGAGCACGATGTCGAAGCGCATGCGCGGCGACGGGCCGTACGCCGTCGCGTTGCGCAGGAACACGACCGAGAAGCGGTCGTCGGCCATCGGCAGCAGGTCGCGCTCGACCATCACCTTGCAATGCGCGTAGGCGGTCTGCGGATTCACCGGGGAAGTCTCGTCGAGGAAGTCGCCGGTACCCACGCCGTAGACGCTGCATGACGACGCATAGACCAGGCGCCGCACGCCGGCTTCGCGCGCGGTCTTGGCAATGCGCACCGAGCCCTCGTGGTTGATCTTGAACGTGATCTCGGGCCGGTTCTGGCCCAGCGGGTCGTTCGACAGCTCGGCCAGGTGGATCACCGTGTCGAAGCCTTCGAAGTCCTTGGCGGTGACGGTGCGCAGGTCCTTGTAGGTGGTCTGCGGGCCGAACGGCAGGCCCACCGGATCCAGGTACAGGCAGCCGTCGCGGTAGAAGCCGGTGTCCAGGCCGTGCACCTCGTGGCCATGGGCGCGCAGCCAGGGCGCCAGGCGCGCGCCGATATAGCCTTCGGTTCCGGTGACGAGTATTTTCATGGTGGGCAGTCGTGTGCTGGAGGGCGGGGCGGGCTCAAAGAACGCGGACATCGGGAATGGGCACCACGAAGCGGCCGCCCCACTCCGCGATGTAGGCGGCGGCGCGGGAGATCTCGTCTTTCAGGTTCCACGGCAGGATGAGCACATAGTCGGGACGCGCCTCGCGCAGCTGCTCGGGCGCAAGGATGGGAATGCGCGTCCCGGGCGTGAACTTGCCCTGCTTGTACGGGTTGGCGTCGACGGTGAAGTCGAGGAAGTCGGTGCGGATGCCGCAGTAGTTGAGCAGGGTGTTGCCCTTGCCGGGCGCGCCGTAGCCGACCACCTTCTTGCCCTGCTGCTTGGCGTCGATGAGGAAGGCGAGCAGCCGGCGCTTGGTGGCCACCACCTGGTCGCCGAAGCTGCGGTAGCGCTCCAGCGTGAGGAAGCCGTCGTCGATCTCGCGCTGGCGCAGAGCCGTCACGCGCGATCCCACCGGCAGCGCCGCGTTCTCGGCGTGACGGCCGTAGATGCGCAGCGAGCCGCCGTGGGTCGGCAGCTCCTCGACGTCGAAGAGGGTCAGCCCGTGATGGGCGAACACCTTCTCCACCGCCACGAACGAGAAGTAGCTGAAGTGCTCGTGGTAGATGGTGTCGAACTGGTTCTCCGCCATCAGCCGCTGCAGGTGCGGGAACTCCATCGTGATGACCCCGCCCGGCGCCAGCAGCCGCTTCATGCCGGACACGAAGTCGTTGAGATCGGGCACGTGCGCCAGCACGTTGTTGCCCAGCAGCAGGTCCGGACGGCCGTGCTCGCGCGCGATCTCGCCGGCCGTCTCGAACCCGAAGAACCGGGTGGTGGTCGGCACGCCCTTGTCGACGGCGACCTTGGCCACGTTGGCGGCCGGCTCGACGCCCAGCACCGGCACGCCCGCGGCGACGAAGTGCTGCAGCAGATAGCCGTCGTTGCTCGCGATCTCCATCACCTTGCTGCCCGCGCCCAGGCCGAAGCGCTCGATCGCCATGTGCGCGTAGCGGCGGGCGTGCTCCACCCAGCTGGTGGAGTAGGACGAGAAATAGGCGTACTCGGTGAAGATCTCCTGCGGCGAGACGAACTCCTGCAGCTGCACGAGAAAGCATGCATCGCACACGTAGGCATGCAAGGGATAGAACGGCTCCATCTCGTGCAGCTGCTCGGTGGTGATGTGCGTCTGGCACAACGGCGACATGCCCAGGTCGACGAACGACGTGCGCAACGGCGCCGCGCAGAAGCGGCAATGAAAGCTGCGGCGTGGCGCCGAAGTGGTGGAAGTGTCCATGCTGATCGGGTGCATTGAACGGATGGCACGCAACCCCTGTGGCGAGAGCGAGAGCGGCACGGCGGCCGGCACGACGCCATCGTCGCGCCGTCCGGCCGGTCCACTGAGGGGAACGGGTCGTCGCCCGTTCCTCTTCACGCTCGTCCCCTGGCTTCGCTACCCGCTCGTGAGGTGGTCAAGCGCCAATGATGGCATCGATGAAGTGACTTAGATACCCGTGATCCCTCAAGCATGGGGGCGCACATGTCGCGAAATGGGGCCAGTTTCACGTTCTAGGGATCTGGCTGCGAACCGCGTGTGCCGCACGTGGCAGCGCCGGTGATAATTCGCCGCCGCATGCCATGGCCGCAAGCCGGGGCCCGCGCGGCGCGACCCGCCGAGCGGGCCGAAACCGTGCACGGTCCACTCCGGACTCCTGCGGGATCTGCCCCAGTCCTCCAGACATGACATCGACCAAGATCGGCTTCGTGTTGCCGTCCCCTTCGGACCATCCGCTGCCGAGCACCCGCATTGCCGTGCTCAACATGCTGCCGTTCCTGAGGGCGGCAGGCTTCGATCCGCAGATCGTGTTCGAGCCGCCGGTGAGCAACGCGCGGCCCGAGCTGCCCGGCCTCGCTCAGCGCCTGGCGAGCGAGGGCTTCGGCATCGTCGTCTTCCAGAAGGTCCACGGCGCAAGCGCCGAGGCGACCGCCCGCGCGCTGCGTGCGGCCGGCATCAAGACCGTGTTCGGCGTGTGCGACGTGGTCGACGCCGCGATGGTCCAGGCGACCGACGCCACGGTCGCGGTGACGGACTACCTGCGATCGCTGTACCCGCCGTCGCTGCAGCACAAGATCCATGTGGTGCACGACGGCATCGAAAACCCCGAGATCTGCAAGACCGACTGGGGCACGCACAAGGCCGACCGGCAGCGGCCCTTGCGCGCGGTGCTGGTCACCTCGATGTCGCTGGCCCATCTGCCGGTCATCTCGCGTCCGCCGGACTGGCTCGAGGTGTGCATCGTCGGCGACTATCCGCGGCCGTCGCAGCTGCTGCAGCGCATGCGCGAGGTGCGCTGGAAGATCCTGAGCCAGCGCCGCGACGAGCGGCTGGACTACCTCGGCTTCCTCACCGATCGGCGCATTCGACGCGTCGCCTGGGATCCGGTGGGCGTCTACAGCCATCTTCGCGAAGCCGACGTGGGCATCATCCCGGTCGACCACGAGCCGTCGGCGTCGGGCGTCGTCGACGTGCCGAGCTGGATGGTGAAGTCGGAGAACCGACTGACGCTGAAGATGTCCATAGGGCTGCCGGTGGTGGCCTCTCCCATCCCGTCGTACGAGGCGGTGATCGAGCAGGGCGTCAACGGTTTTCTCGCGCGCTCGCCGGCCGAATGGTGGGATCGCCTGGACGCGCTGCGCGACCCCGCGCTGCGCCAGCGCATCGGCGAAAGGGCGCGCCGCAGCGTGCAGGCCCGCTATTCGATGAACGAGCAGGCGCGCCGGCTGCTGGCTGTGCTGCACGACCTCGTACACGGCCGATCCGCGCCTGTTGCGATGGAGCCGGGTGCATGAAGCCCGCGCGGCACTCAGCCGAGGGATGGCCCGGGCCTGAGGCCGCCTCCTAAAATGCTGCGCTTCGAATGCCGGGCGCCTGCCAGCGCCTCGGCCCTTTGCGCCCAACACCGATCGGACTCTGCGTGAACGTCGAACAGGAAGTGATCAAGACCCTGCGATCCGTGCTTCATCTCGATGCGGC
The Piscinibacter sp. XHJ-5 DNA segment above includes these coding regions:
- a CDS encoding twin-arginine translocation signal domain-containing protein, which encodes MSADRTRQDANEPRSRRAFLEHLAATTAAGVCGVPAVSRAGAPPHLGLDFPGSAAVRRTMRFRFLDPLSIYPATYIWSAYPRRQAGYYTALFWGNDDGKGDLRTFLWTPSGDADSYYGAHPYPSPRPHGTNHHWEISVVQDDFVNGAVEYDRWHRQALRVWADRSGKYHEFYWDLPFTDRKHRVSHKAPPAWGNRMPPVPTLTWGDAPWAPGKEVWNGVLRGIQVYERCLTVGDILRESRSPRSTPAGAASLWYLNLDPTPDDLSDKSGRGHHPAWVGDERPQLWTGTQPAG
- a CDS encoding lipopolysaccharide biosynthesis protein, which gives rise to MSQSVQRRMATGAIWMVLFKLVERGLGLISTLILARLLGPSDFGIVAMALSFIAMAELLTAFGFDVAIIQTQGATEEHYNTAWTCNVLLNLCVTLLMLAMAIPIADFYHKPEVAWVVCALAFGPLIAGAENIGVVAFRKELDFRREFRFQVSRKLIGFMIVVPLALILRSYWALVVGTLVSKTAGTVISYLMHPFRPRFTLSRFRELFHFSRWLLFNNLIGFLKERSSDFFIGRLFGPAALGSYNVAYELAHLPSSEIGAPINRALLPGFAKMEPQDVQNAYASALGVLAMLTLPAAAVIFVVAPYLVPVVLGQKWLSAVPLMETLAFNGALLLFHASISAVLMGRGFPGRVSFANVSYVMVLALLLTLFAPHFGVVGAAYCALVTTTLVTPVYLFQIRRALGVGPMVFARAIARPFISALVTVALLRWAMPAYDSGMHFVMVVAWLLGGMAAGVAVYGALVLGLWTLAGRPAGAERAVIDRLHGFVSERFGGRFLPRRRQA
- a CDS encoding DUF4910 domain-containing protein, whose product is MAGFQTISLSDAELGAAGSTMLQLMEELYPLCRSITGPGVRDTLHRVSRLAPLTLTEVPTGTPVFDWTVPREWSVTEAYLEHESGRRFAEFRRHNLHVVGYSVPVDATMPLEALRERLHTLPDHPDWIPFRSSYYREDWGFCLSERERLSMPDGHYRAVIRSRLHDGSLTLGEFVHRGRSDEEVLVFAHTCHPSLCNDNLSGIVVAAQLAAFLRERDTRYTYRFVFAPATIGSIAWMALNESRLENIRHGLVLAMLGDAGPLHYHRSRSGRATIDRAAAVVLRACYPDAGAIDFSPWGFDERQFNTPGIKLPVGRLNRALTGEYPQEHTSADSLELMSAGALAESWRACLRIFEVLEGDRRYLNLSPKGEPQLGRRGLYRQTGGYYDGVADRQMGLLWLLNQSDGEASLLDIAERSGIEFGLLAQCARDLESAGLLAPAPDPRS
- a CDS encoding glycosyltransferase family 2 protein produces the protein MSADPTYATAAPPSHRPLVSVGMPTYNAEQTIAASIECLLQQTVADFELLVSDNASTDGTWDVIQDIARRDARVIGIRQPKNIGANGNYSAVFRRARGGYFKWASSNDWCAPQFLEHCVARLEAHPDTVLVAPRTRLFQGDLNHYTDYDRDIAFDQPDPVDRFIAVSSKLPLNNILNGVMRTAALARTRLIEHYVGADVVLVGHLALLGKIELLDEPMFYRRMDRETATQMMSAEALHRHHYPVKTRRALFPAWRKTGGWLHAALASDLSRRDTLRAVQWSLRQAYWKAPELGRDVVDAIGQSVRR
- a CDS encoding PIG-L family deacetylase, producing MLNFTASLDGDAPLRLLCIGAHSDDLEIGCGGTLMSWLESSRPLHVTWVVLSATGERAAEAKGSATELLRRAASVDIVLGEFADGFLPSQYEAVKGFFESLKRRASPDIVLTHRLEDRHQDHRLAAELSWNTWRDHVILEYEILKYEGDLGQPNVFVPLTASTAQRKSEHLLRHFGSQRSKSWFADENFVALARLRGLECRSPSGLAEAFHGRKLRLAPQWG
- a CDS encoding sugar phosphate nucleotidyltransferase codes for the protein MKVVLFCGGLGTRLREHSETIPKPLVNVGIRPIVWHLMRYYAHFGHKDFILCLGYRGDLIRDYFLHYTECMSNDFVMSEGGRKIEPLTRDIEDWRITFVDTGMHANLGQRLMRVRSHLKGEEMFLANYSDGLCDLRLDTYIDDFKRRNVIAGAVAVRPSQSLHAMRMDDDGMVSAIESVGDSNYWINGGFFCLRSEIFEYIREGEELVEAPFRRLIDKRQLWTHRHPGFWAAMDTFKDKIMLDRLEAQGNCPWMVWKQPAP
- a CDS encoding SDR family oxidoreductase: MKILVTGTEGYIGARLAPWLRAHGHEVHGLDTGFYRDGCLYLDPVGLPFGPQTTYKDLRTVTAKDFEGFDTVIHLAELSNDPLGQNRPEITFKINHEGSVRIAKTAREAGVRRLVYASSCSVYGVGTGDFLDETSPVNPQTAYAHCKVMVERDLLPMADDRFSVVFLRNATAYGPSPRMRFDIVLNDLSALAWIRKKIAMVSDGSPWRPIVHIEDICEAMRCAAEAPADAINGQVFNVGASSENYRIREIAQIVSQAFPGCDVTAGPPSQDNRSYRVSFDKIAARLPGYKARWTAQQGAEELRRLFERIEFSQDTYEYRAFTRLKQLKYLQRTGQIDDDLFWSAR